The genome window GAGACTGACCAGGGCGCGTGCCCACGCAGAAACGAAGACTCGTTTGCTGTCTGGCCAGGCTGAGGAAACGGTCGATGGTCCTGCATACGCAGGCCGGATCAGACCTTTAACTCGACCGCCGCGCCGGCGAGTGCCTCCGGGTACTTACCGCGGATCGGGTCGACGACCCCGGCAATGAAGGCGTCGACCTGTTCGGGGGAGCGGCCGATGAACCGCTTGCCGTCGAGCATGCTCTCCATGTCGACCTTGGCGAACGCCGGATCGGCCTTGAGCCGGTCGATGAGGTCGTTTGCCCGGCCGAACTCCTTCACTTCCCGCGCGGCGGCGTGGCTGTGGACGCGGATCAGTTCGTGGAGTTCCTGCCGGTCCCCCCCCTGCTGCACCCCCGCCATCATGATCTCCTCGGTCGCCATGAACGGCAGCTCTTCGTTGAGATGCTTCTCGATGACCTTGGGATAGACGACGAGACCGTCCGTGACGTTCCGGTAGATGATGAGGACCGCGTCCGTCGCCAGGAATGACTGGGCGATGGCGAGCCGGCGGTTGGCGCTGTCGTCGAGCGTCCGCTCGAGCCACTGCGTCGCCTGCGTCTGCTCGGCGTTGGCGGTGAGCGACATCGCGAAGCGGGCCAGGGCGCACATCCGTTCGGCCCGCATCGGGTTCCGCTTGTAGGCCATCGCCGAGGAGCCGATCTGGCCGGACTCGAACGGCTCTTCGATCTCCTTGCGGCTCTGGAGAATCCGCAGGTCGCTCCCCGCCTTATGGGCCGACTGGCCGATCCCGGAGAGGGTCGCCATGACCTGGGCGTCGACCTTCCGCGAGTAGGTCTGGCCGGTCACGGGGTAGGACGAAGGGAATCCCATCCGCTCGGCGACCATCTGGTCGAGCCGTTCGCACTTGGCGTGGTCGCCGCCGAAGAGGTGCAGGAAGGTGGCCTGGGTTCCGGTCGTCCCCTTGGCTCCGCGGAACTTGAGGCTCGCGAGGCGGTGCTCGATCTCCTCGAGGTCAAGGGCGAGGTCGTGGCACCAGAGGGTGGCCCGCTTGCCGACGGTCGTCGGCTGGGCGGGCTGGAGGTGGGTGTACCCGAGGCACGGGAGGCCGCGGTATTCGGCGGCGAACCGGGCGAGGCGGTCGATGACCTGCACGAGGCGGGAACGGAGCAGCTGGAGGCTGTCCCGCATCTGGATGAGTTCGGTGTTGTCGGTGACGTAGCAGGAGGTCGCGCCGAGGTGGATGATCCCGCCGGCGGTCGGGCAGAGTTCCTTGTAGGTCTCGACGTGGGCCATCACGTCGTGGCGGCGGATCTTTTCGTGATGGGCTGCGCGGGCGAAGTCGATGTTGTCGACGGAGGCGCGGAGTTCGGCGATCTGCCCCTCGGTGATCGGCAGTCCGAGTTCCCGCTGGCATTCGGCGAGGACGACCCAGAGCCGTCGCCAGGTGGAGTGTTTTCGCTGGTCGGACCAGATCGCGCTCATTTCGCGCGAGGCGTAGCGGGTGTTGAGGGGGTTCTGGTAGATCTCGTGGGACAAGCGTTGGGACTCCGCGCCGTGGCAAAAGGGAGAGGGTAAAGTCCCGGGCGGTTCAACGCAAAGTCGCGGCCAGTGCGAGGTGAATGGCTGAATCGCGCGGCCTCCTTGCCGGCGCGGCGATGCCACCTCAAACCCAACGTGCCACGGCAGCCGGGGGCAAGGGGGTCACCCCTTGCCGCCGGAGGCACTTCCATGACGAACCTTGGTAAGCAACGGATGTCCCCTTTGTGGAACCGGCGTTAAGGACTCACCGCTCGCCCTTGAATCCCCGCGGGTTGGTGAAGGGGCATCCGACACGTTGTCCGCGCTTGGACACGTGCTCCTTCAGAGAGGCCCCTATGAGACAGGCCTCCGGCGGGCAAGGGGGCGTTGCCCCCTTGCATCCCCCACCAGGGTAGCCCCTGGACCCGCTATGGGCCGGACCGCAACCTCAGTGCTGGAACAGGAACTCCTTCGAGTTCAAAATCGCCCAGCCAATGTCCTCCAGCGCCTGCCGACGGTTCGCCTCACCCGAAGCGGCAATGTGCGCCTTCGCGGTCTTCAGCTCATCCGTCGTCGGCGTGCGGCAAACCCCCGACATATAAAGCGTCGAGATGATCTCATCATCCGGCTTCTGCGCGGCAATCAGCTGATTGATCCGGCCATTGTCCGCACGCAGTTTGTTGTGGACGGTTGGCCCGTTGATCATCTGCAGCGCCTGCGACAGGTTCGAATCGCTCGACCGCTCGCACTCGCACACCATCTCCCGCTGCGGCTGCCCGAAGATCTTCAGGAAGTAATTGTCCGAAGGGGGCTCGGCCAGCTCCGTCGCCCGCGTCCCGGCCGGCATGTTCGGGAACGTCTCCGGAACGGCCGTCACGGCGCAGATCGCATCGAGCAGCTGCTCGGCGGTCAGCATCCGGGTCGTCGCGTGCGAGAAGTAAATGTCGTCGGTCTTGTTGAAGTCGTTCGTCCGCGAGCTCCGCTGATAGGTATGGCTCAACATGATCGTCC of Planctomyces sp. SH-PL14 contains these proteins:
- the purB gene encoding adenylosuccinate lyase, translating into MSHEIYQNPLNTRYASREMSAIWSDQRKHSTWRRLWVVLAECQRELGLPITEGQIAELRASVDNIDFARAAHHEKIRRHDVMAHVETYKELCPTAGGIIHLGATSCYVTDNTELIQMRDSLQLLRSRLVQVIDRLARFAAEYRGLPCLGYTHLQPAQPTTVGKRATLWCHDLALDLEEIEHRLASLKFRGAKGTTGTQATFLHLFGGDHAKCERLDQMVAERMGFPSSYPVTGQTYSRKVDAQVMATLSGIGQSAHKAGSDLRILQSRKEIEEPFESGQIGSSAMAYKRNPMRAERMCALARFAMSLTANAEQTQATQWLERTLDDSANRRLAIAQSFLATDAVLIIYRNVTDGLVVYPKVIEKHLNEELPFMATEEIMMAGVQQGGDRQELHELIRVHSHAAAREVKEFGRANDLIDRLKADPAFAKVDMESMLDGKRFIGRSPEQVDAFIAGVVDPIRGKYPEALAGAAVELKV